In one window of Flavobacterium ginsengisoli DNA:
- a CDS encoding BlaI/MecI/CopY family transcriptional regulator: MQKLTNKEEEIMMILWKLKKAFVKEIQAEITEDQPHYNTLSTIVRNLEEKGYVGHNAFGNTHQYFPIVAIEDYRKGFMKTAIDNYFNSSYKSMVSFFAKEEKISADELREILSMIENKNEKK, translated from the coding sequence ATGCAGAAGTTAACAAACAAAGAAGAAGAAATTATGATGATTTTATGGAAGCTTAAAAAAGCTTTTGTAAAAGAAATTCAGGCAGAAATCACCGAAGATCAGCCCCATTACAATACATTGTCGACAATTGTTCGTAATCTGGAAGAGAAAGGATATGTTGGACATAACGCTTTTGGAAATACACATCAATACTTTCCAATTGTAGCAATTGAAGATTACAGAAAAGGATTTATGAAAACCGCAATTGATAATTACTTTAATAGTTCTTACAAAAGCATGGTTTCCTTTTTTGCCAAAGAAGAAAAAATTTCGGCAGATGAATTACGTGAAATTTTATCAATGATTGAAAATAAAAACGAAAAAAAATAA